One Penaeus monodon isolate SGIC_2016 chromosome 37, NSTDA_Pmon_1, whole genome shotgun sequence genomic region harbors:
- the LOC119596289 gene encoding uncharacterized protein LOC119596289: MSKPQGSRSPLYLPRTRAVLAWACMWVWVLLEVSAECPKVCECKYRGGKELVVCRNAHFIDIPRGLPPSTQVLDLRHNNLKILPRDAFVYSGLVNLHKVWLNYCKLMWLEDGAFRKVANVLELDLSNNNLRSVPSGALKDLGRLRELRIADNDLSTITNSAFKYSLSLVQLDLSQNRIATIEPGAIMILKNLEVLNIADNKLTALDGSELRPLSLLSVIRLEGNPWHCDCHLRSLRQWFYDRSMAASVPPSCSKPRWLMGRDWQLLENEEFICVPKVTAIAPRVLAAYGENVSLLCNVETEVETTIFWLFGDSPVYNTSEVEQYEVSELLSPNNTTYISNFTITDIAPEDQGVYRCVAENRAGRGETNFTVQVSHEVAEVRVANIEETSYMTEGLLGGIATSVSVLLLACSLLYCKFRSARVHEPEQKVEESPEPQSSTCDAQHKFAGYHIIPSCDSEEAQAPRDAEVQQAWACREVSSSDSSRPTEVSIEPGLMQDPSPQGPSALTMAPSSVSFVQIPKMEAAYTLNLPEERGRWKNFTCGNRMCGRSVSQASLRDSEQYPDLLDLPHSQLTQLQKQPQQLHSIQTQDGVEVQTTSPAFCTRPRTRSDAVCRSASVRQTSSTQASPQNNQQDPSDYRSSSALNLALSEAASNAYAHAHAHLPMSSHQCLPTPPMLESHDPRALRQLVASQRTDCTPAGGACKHADTADPYHFEYHAAQLEKFLQEYRCLQAQLLHMKQSYEAHKRAGSMPRLDCCSQVGEGAQGSPVPALPKEVCCACTSHSPFVGHPAEGAEKAPQAASVVSGYPGGQQLSSPCGFTAESDVPQPVPCGYAGPSGMSPVCPVGYADSPTLSVPQACPYSGAAGAAKPEELRRDPGSPAAARESPVRAKADDLHGADAKFHSQEQAVRKATVAFADPAVSKSQHEGQVGVPQVLYGAKDPLHAESPGADAGGSSASPTQSQAGSRTQADPHKGPSTAAAARKPPPAAAAGEKAPQTPSVAHKEPLKSILKKTHDGSGRRRSGQWASGSSSADSASPHRAAVAAPQPQYHHYESR; the protein is encoded by the exons ATGAGCAAGCCGCAGGGTAGTCGCAGCCCTTTGTATTTGCCCAGGACGCGAGCGGTTTTGGCGTGGGCGTGTATGTGGGTTTGGGTCCTGCTGGAGGTCTCGGCGGAGTGCCCGAAGGTGTGCGAGTGCAAGTACCGCGGCGGGAAGGAGCTGGTGGTGTGCCGCAACGCTCACTTCATCGACATCCCTCGCGGTCTCCCTCCCAGCACCCAGGTGCTCGACCTTCGCCACAACAACCTCAAGATTCTTCCGCGCGATGCTTTCGTCTACTCGGGCCTCGTCAACCTCCACAAGGTCTGGCTCAACTACTGCAAGCTGATGTGGCTCGAGGACGGCGCCTTCCGCAAGGTGGCGAACGTCCTCGAGCTCGACCTCAGCAACAACAACCTCCGCTCGGTGCCCTCGGGAGCGCTGAAGGACCTGGGTCGCCTGAGGGAGCTGAGGATTGCGGACAACGATCTCAGTACTATCACGAATTCAGCATTCAAGTACTCCCTAAGTTTAGTCCAGCTGGATCTTAGCCAAAATAGAATAGCGACTATAGAACCTGGGGCCATAATGATTCTCAAGAACCTAGAGGTGCTCAACATAGCCGACAACAAGCTAACGGCATTAGACGGGAGCGAACTGCGGCCACTGTCTCTGCTGAGCGTCATTCGCCTCGAGGGCAACCCGTGGCACTGTGACTGCCACTTGCGGTCGCTGCGGCAATGGTTCTATGACCGCAGCATGGCAGCTTCGGTCCCCCCCTCGTGCTCGAAGCCTCGCTGGCTGATGGGGAGGGACTGGCAGCTTTTGGAGAACGAGGAATTCATCTGCGTGCCCAAGGTGACTGCCATTGCTCCAAGGGTGCTCGCTGCCTATGGCGAAAATGTGTCACTGTTGTGTAATgtagagacagaggtagagacaaCTATATTCTGGTTGTTTGGCGACAGCCCGGTGTACAACACGAGTGAAGTTGAGCAATATGAAGTCTCGGAACTTCTGTCTCCCAATAACACGACGTACATCTCCAACTTCACCATAACGGACATCGCGCCCGAGGACCAGGGCGTGTACCGGTGCGTGGCGGAGAACAGGGCGGGGCGCGGGGAGACCAACTTCACGGTGCAGGTCTCGCACGAAGTCGCTGAAGTTCGAGTAGCAAACATTGAAGAAACTTCTTATATGACAGAAGGCCTACTAGGCGGTATTGCTACATCTGTATCAGTGTTACTGCTTGCTTGTAGTCTTTTATACTGTAAATTTCGTAGTGCAAGAGTGCATGAGCCGGAACAGAAGGTCGAAGAATCCCCGGAACCGCAAAGCTCCACCTGCGACGCCCAGCACAAGTTCGCTGGCTACCACATCATCCCTTCGTGCGACTCGGAGGAGGCCCAGGCGCCGCGCGACGCCGAGGTGCAGCAGGCGTGGGCCTGCAGGGAGGTGTCCAGCAGTGACTCGAGCCGGCCCACGGAGGTTAGCATTGAGCCCGGACTCATGCAAGACCCGTCACCGCAGGGACCCAGCGCCCTGACCATGGCCCCCAGCAGCGTCTCATTCGTCCAAATCCCCAAGATGGAAGCGGCCTATACCCTCAACCTCCCGGAAGAGCGAGGGCGCTGGAAGAACTTCACCTGCGGCAACAGAATGTGCGGCCGCTCGGTGTCCCAGGCGTCCCTCCGGGACAGTGAACAATACCCCGACCTGCTGGACCTCCCGCACTCCCAGCTGACGCAGCTACAGAAGCAGCCGCAGCAACTTCACTCGATTCAGACCCAGGATGGAGTTGAGGTTCAGACCACCAGCCCAGCCTTCTGTACTAGACC AAGGACCCGCAGTGACGCCGTCTGTAGGTCAGCGTCGGTCCGACAGACGTCCTCAACACAGGCATCTCCTCAGAATAACCAGCAAGACCCATCAGACTATAG GTCCTCCAGTGCTCTCAATCTCGCCCTTAGCGAAGCAGCATCCAACGCGTacgctcacgcccacgcccacctgcCCATGAGCAGCCATCAGTGTCTTCCCACGCCGCCCATGCTGGAGAGTCACGACCCGAGGGCGCTGCGACAACTTGTGGCATCCCAGAG GACCGACTGCACGCCCGCGGGAGGTGCGTGCAAACATGCTGACACGGCGGACCCTTACCACTTCGAATACCACGCGGCTCAGCTCGAGAAGTTCCTGCAGGAGTACCGCTGTCTCCAGGCGCAGCTCCTCCACATGAAGCAGTCGTATGAGGCGCATAAAAGGGCAGGTTCCATGCCGAG GTTGGACTGCTGCTCCCAGGTAGGCGAGGGCGCCCAGGGCAGCCCCGTGCCTGCCCTCCCCAAGGAGGTCTGCTGCGCCTGCACCTCCCACTCGCCCTTCGTGGGTCATCCCGCAGAGGGCGCAGAGAAGGCCCCGCAGGCAGCTTCTGTCGTGTCCGGATACCCAGGGGGACAGCAGCTCAGCTCCCCCTGCGGCTTCACGGCGGAGAGCGACGTGCCCCAGCCCGTGCCCTGCGGGTATGCGGGGCCCAGCGGCATGTCGCCAGTGTGCCCCGTGGGGTATGCCGACTCCCCGACGCTCTCTGTGCCGCAGGCGTGCCCGTACTCGGGTGCCGCCGGCGCCGCGAAGCCCGAGGAGCTGCGGCGCGACCCGGGCAGCCCCGCCGCAGCCAGGGAGTCGCCCGTCCGCGCCAAGGCCGACGACCTGCACGGCGCCGACGCCAAGTTCCACTCGCAAGAGCAGGCCGTGAGGAAGGCCACCGTCGCCTTCGCCGACCCCGCCGTGTCCAAGAGCCAGCACGAGGGCCAGGTGGGCGTGCCCCAGGTGCTTTACGGCGCCAAGGACCCGCTCCACGCAGAGTCTCCCGGCGCGGACGCCGGCGGGTCGTCCGCCTCCCCGACGCAGTCTCAGGCTGGCTCGCGCACGCAGGCGGACCCTCACAAGGGCCCCTCTACGGCGGCCGCCGCCCGGAAGCCCCCTCCGGCCGCAGCCGCAGGCGAGAAGGCTCCGCAGACGCCCTCCGTCGCCCACAAGGAGCCCCTGAAATCCATTCTGAAGAAGACGCACGACGGCTCCGGGAGGCGGCGCAGCGGCCAGTGGGCCTCCGGCAGCAGCTCGGCGGACTCGGCGTCGCCTCACCGCGCCGCCGTGGCCGCGCCGCAGCCGCAGTACCACCACTACGAGTCGCGCTGA